In Sphingomonas panacisoli, one genomic interval encodes:
- the secY gene encoding preprotein translocase subunit SecY translates to MASAADSLASGLNLSKFAQATDLKKRLWFTIGALIVFRLLSYVPLPGVDPTALGILGDKTTGGVLDFFNNFSGGSLKRMSLIALGVMPYITASIVVQLATSLSPALAAIKKEGESGRKRLNQYTRYGTVALTAIQGYFIAVGLESFGATQGIQAVVEPGMMFRAGAVISLIGGTMFLMWLGEQITSRGIGNGVSLIIMAGIVANMPTNIYNLVNGSRTGSMDSFQLIGIIVAVVGIVLLICFMERAQRRILIQYPKRQTARGVQSDRSHLPLKLNTAGVIPPIFASSLLLMPLTITQFAGNKTAGDSWWGDVIITLNQYLQHGSPLYMTLYGAGIIFFAFFYTAVVFNPEETADNLKRYGGFIPGIRPGKNTEIYFDYVLTRITVIGAAYLAFICLVPEYLVSALKIPFYLGGTSLLIVVNVTMDTVTQIQSHLLAHQYGDLIKKAKLKGGRLR, encoded by the coding sequence ATGGCATCCGCAGCCGACAGTCTCGCCTCCGGGCTCAATCTATCGAAGTTCGCCCAGGCGACCGACCTCAAGAAAAGGTTGTGGTTCACCATCGGCGCGCTGATCGTGTTCCGCCTGTTGAGCTATGTGCCGCTGCCCGGGGTCGATCCGACCGCGCTCGGCATCCTCGGCGACAAGACGACCGGCGGCGTGCTGGATTTCTTCAACAATTTCTCGGGCGGCTCCCTTAAGAGAATGTCGCTGATCGCGCTCGGCGTGATGCCTTACATCACCGCCTCGATCGTGGTGCAGCTCGCGACGTCGCTGTCGCCGGCGCTCGCGGCGATCAAGAAGGAAGGCGAGAGCGGGCGCAAGCGGCTCAACCAATATACGCGCTACGGCACCGTCGCGCTGACCGCGATCCAGGGCTATTTCATCGCCGTCGGGCTCGAGAGCTTCGGCGCGACGCAGGGCATCCAGGCAGTCGTCGAGCCCGGCATGATGTTCCGCGCGGGCGCGGTCATCTCGCTGATCGGCGGTACGATGTTCCTGATGTGGCTGGGCGAGCAGATCACCAGCCGCGGCATCGGCAACGGCGTGTCGCTGATCATCATGGCCGGCATCGTCGCGAACATGCCGACCAACATCTACAACCTGGTCAACGGCAGCCGCACCGGCAGCATGGACAGCTTCCAGCTGATCGGCATTATCGTCGCCGTCGTCGGCATCGTCCTGCTGATCTGCTTCATGGAGCGCGCGCAGCGTCGCATCCTGATCCAATATCCCAAGCGGCAGACCGCGCGGGGCGTCCAGTCGGACCGCAGCCACTTGCCGCTGAAGCTCAACACCGCGGGCGTGATCCCGCCGATCTTCGCTTCGTCGCTGCTGCTGATGCCGCTGACCATCACGCAGTTCGCCGGCAACAAGACTGCGGGCGACAGCTGGTGGGGCGACGTGATCATCACGCTCAACCAGTACCTCCAACACGGCAGCCCGCTGTACATGACGCTGTACGGCGCGGGGATCATCTTCTTCGCGTTCTTCTACACCGCGGTCGTGTTCAACCCGGAAGAGACTGCGGACAATTTGAAGCGCTATGGCGGGTTCATTCCCGGCATCCGCCCCGGCAAGAACACCGAAATCTATTTCGACTACGTGCTGACCCGTATCACGGTGATCGGCGCGGCTTACCTGGCCTTCATCTGTCTGGTGCCGGAATATCTGGTCTCGGCGCTCAAGATCCCGTTCTACCTTGGTGGCACCAGCTTGTTGATCGTGGTCAACGTGACGATGGATACCGTGACGCAGATCCAGTCGCACCTGTTGGCGCACCAATATGGCGACCTGATCAAGAAGGCGAAGCTGAAGGGTGGACGCCTCCGCTAA
- a CDS encoding adenylate kinase has protein sequence MNIILLGPPGAGKGTQAERLVQARGMVQLSTGDMLRAARKADTPLGHQVAAVMDSGALVSDEIVSALIDDKLSTMGDDQGAIFDGYPRTAAQAESLDAILAQHGRKLDRVIELEVDEDALVERIVGRFSCANCGANYHDKFHRPKVDGTCDVCGHHEFKRRPDDNEETVRTRMAEYRAKTAPIIPIYEAKGILTRIDGMGDMDAVSAAISATLDRK, from the coding sequence GTGAACATCATCCTTCTGGGACCGCCGGGCGCGGGCAAGGGGACACAGGCCGAACGGCTGGTGCAAGCCCGCGGCATGGTCCAGCTGTCGACCGGCGACATGCTGCGCGCCGCGCGCAAGGCCGACACCCCGCTGGGGCATCAGGTCGCGGCCGTGATGGATTCCGGGGCGTTGGTCTCGGACGAAATCGTCTCGGCGCTGATCGACGACAAGCTGTCGACGATGGGCGACGATCAGGGTGCGATCTTCGACGGCTATCCGCGCACGGCGGCGCAGGCGGAATCGCTCGACGCGATCCTCGCGCAGCACGGTCGCAAGCTCGACCGCGTGATCGAGCTCGAGGTCGACGAGGACGCGCTGGTCGAGCGGATCGTCGGCCGCTTCTCGTGCGCGAATTGCGGCGCGAATTATCACGACAAGTTCCACCGTCCGAAGGTCGACGGCACGTGCGACGTGTGCGGCCATCACGAGTTCAAGCGCCGGCCGGACGACAACGAGGAAACCGTCCGCACGCGCATGGCCGAATATCGCGCCAAGACCGCGCCGATTATTCCCATCTACGAAGCCAAGGGCATCCTGACCCGGATCGACGGCATGGGCGACATGGACGCGGTCAGCGCGGCGATCTCGGCGACTTTGGACCGCAAATAA
- a CDS encoding SRPBCC family protein, with protein MLRFTAFAPLALIASPATADVVDSSAAGFTVSKTVSIAATPDAVWETLRAPQRWWAKEHTWSGDSTNLYIDSQATGCFCEKLPGRGSVAHARLIFVDKGKLLRMEGAFGPLQAYAMTGVMTFELSPDGDKATTLKMTYTVSGYMSGGFEKMAAPVDGVLGEQVAALKAAAEAPPPAK; from the coding sequence ATGCTCCGTTTCACCGCCTTCGCGCCACTCGCGCTCATCGCGTCGCCCGCCACCGCCGACGTGGTCGATAGCAGCGCCGCCGGATTCACCGTCTCAAAGACCGTCTCGATCGCCGCAACGCCCGACGCGGTGTGGGAGACGCTGCGCGCGCCGCAACGCTGGTGGGCGAAAGAGCATACCTGGTCGGGCGACAGTACGAACCTGTACATCGACAGCCAGGCGACCGGCTGCTTCTGCGAAAAGCTGCCGGGGCGGGGGAGCGTCGCGCATGCGCGGCTGATCTTCGTCGATAAGGGCAAGCTACTCCGCATGGAGGGCGCCTTCGGTCCGTTGCAGGCCTATGCGATGACCGGCGTCATGACGTTCGAACTCAGCCCCGACGGCGACAAGGCGACGACGCTGAAGATGACTTACACGGTCAGCGGCTATATGTCCGGCGGGTTCGAGAAGATGGCGGCACCGGTCGATGGTGTTCTAGGCGAGCAAGTCGCCGCGCTCAAGGCGGCCGCCGAGGCCCCGCCGCCCGCCAAATAG
- the rpsM gene encoding 30S ribosomal protein S13, with amino-acid sequence MARIAGVNIPTNKRVVIALTYIHGIGPAKAKEITTKLNIAAETRVQDLTDQEVLQIREAIDAGYTVEGDLRRQTAMNIKRLMDLACYRGLRHRKGLPVRGQRTHTNARTRKGKAKPIAGKKK; translated from the coding sequence ATGGCACGTATTGCGGGTGTCAACATCCCGACCAACAAGCGCGTGGTGATCGCGCTGACCTATATCCACGGTATCGGTCCGGCCAAGGCCAAGGAAATCACCACGAAGCTGAACATCGCCGCCGAGACGCGCGTGCAGGACCTGACCGATCAGGAAGTGCTGCAGATCCGCGAAGCGATCGACGCCGGCTACACGGTGGAAGGCGATCTTCGTCGTCAGACCGCGATGAACATCAAGCGCCTGATGGATCTGGCCTGCTATCGCGGCCTGCGCCATCGCAAGGGCTTGCCGGTCCGCGGTCAGCGCACGCACACCAACGCGCGCACCCGCAAGGGCAAGGCAAAGCCGATCGCCGGCAAGAAGAAGTAA
- the rpsK gene encoding 30S ribosomal protein S11, which translates to MAREPQRIKRRERKNITAGVAHVNASFNNTMITITDAQGNAISWSSAGMMGFKGSRKSTPYAAQVAAEDAGKKAAEHGVRTLEVEVKGPGSGRESALRALQAVGFQITSIRDVTSIPHNGVRPSKRRRV; encoded by the coding sequence ATGGCACGTGAACCGCAGCGCATTAAGCGCCGTGAACGCAAGAACATCACCGCCGGCGTCGCCCATGTGAACGCCAGCTTCAACAACACCATGATCACCATCACCGATGCCCAGGGCAACGCCATTTCGTGGTCGTCCGCCGGCATGATGGGCTTCAAGGGCTCGCGCAAGTCGACGCCGTACGCCGCGCAGGTCGCGGCCGAGGACGCCGGCAAGAAGGCCGCCGAACATGGCGTCCGCACGCTCGAGGTCGAAGTGAAGGGTCCGGGTTCGGGCCGCGAGAGCGCGCTTCGTGCGTTGCAGGCGGTCGGTTTCCAGATCACGTCGATCCGCGACGTGACCTCGATCCCGCACAACGGCGTTCGCCCGTCGAAGCGCCGGCGCGTCTGA
- a CDS encoding DNA-directed RNA polymerase subunit alpha, with the protein MSVNAKNWQELKKPNALEKKGGEGKSKATFVAEPLERGFGLTLGNALRRVLLSSLQGAAVTSIKIENVLHEFSSLAGVREDVTDIVLNVKQIALKMQGEGPKRLQLSATGPADVKAGDIAVSGDIEVMNPDLLICHLDEGATLNMELTADVGKGYVAAVANRPADAPIGLIPVDALYSPVRQVSYKVENTRVGQELDYDKLTLSIETDGTVTPEDALAYAARILQDQLALFVHFDDSAITRSAPIGIAAAPAESGGVAGDTQQINRYLLKKVDELELSVRSANCLKNDNIIYIGDLVGKTEAEMLRTPNFGRKSLNEIKEVLSSMGLRLGMEIPGWPPENIEEMAKKLEQEIMG; encoded by the coding sequence TTGTCCGTCAACGCTAAAAACTGGCAGGAACTGAAGAAGCCCAACGCTCTTGAAAAGAAGGGTGGAGAAGGCAAGTCGAAGGCGACGTTCGTCGCCGAACCGCTGGAGCGTGGCTTTGGCCTGACGCTCGGCAACGCGCTGCGCCGCGTGTTGCTGTCGTCGCTGCAGGGTGCTGCGGTGACCTCGATCAAGATCGAGAACGTGCTCCACGAGTTCAGCTCGCTGGCGGGCGTCCGCGAGGACGTCACCGACATCGTGCTCAACGTGAAGCAGATCGCGCTCAAGATGCAGGGCGAAGGGCCGAAGCGTCTCCAGCTCTCGGCGACCGGCCCGGCCGACGTCAAGGCGGGCGATATCGCCGTCTCTGGCGATATCGAGGTGATGAACCCCGATCTGCTGATCTGCCACCTCGACGAGGGCGCGACGCTCAACATGGAACTGACCGCCGATGTCGGTAAGGGCTATGTTGCGGCCGTCGCCAACCGTCCTGCCGACGCGCCGATCGGCCTGATCCCGGTCGACGCGCTGTACAGCCCGGTTCGCCAGGTGTCGTACAAGGTCGAGAACACCCGCGTCGGGCAGGAGCTCGACTACGACAAGCTGACGCTGTCGATCGAAACCGACGGCACGGTGACCCCGGAGGACGCGCTCGCTTACGCTGCGCGCATCCTGCAGGACCAGCTGGCGCTGTTCGTCCACTTCGACGATTCCGCGATCACGCGTTCGGCGCCGATCGGCATCGCTGCCGCCCCGGCCGAAAGCGGTGGCGTTGCGGGCGACACGCAGCAGATCAACCGCTACTTGCTCAAGAAGGTCGACGAGCTCGAACTGTCGGTCCGCTCGGCCAACTGCCTCAAGAACGACAACATCATCTATATCGGCGACCTGGTCGGCAAGACCGAAGCCGAGATGCTGCGCACGCCGAACTTCGGCCGCAAGTCGCTCAACGAGATCAAGGAAGTGCTGTCGTCGATGGGGCTTCGCCTTGGGATGGAAATCCCGGGTTGGCCGCCCGAGAACATCGAAGAGATGGCCAAGAAGCTTGAGCAGGAGATCATGGGCTGA
- the rplQ gene encoding 50S ribosomal protein L17 — protein MRHKVGGRKLQRTSAHRAALFRNMSAALIKHEQITTTVAKAKELRPYIEKLVTLAKKGGLSNRRLAHARLLDDAQLVKLFDVIAARYATRNGGYTRVIKAGIRASDASPMAVIEFVDRDVSAKGQDSGPVLVDEDFDQAA, from the coding sequence ATGCGCCACAAGGTAGGCGGTCGTAAGCTTCAACGCACCTCGGCGCACCGCGCCGCATTGTTCCGCAACATGTCGGCGGCGCTGATCAAGCACGAGCAGATCACGACCACGGTCGCCAAGGCGAAGGAGCTTCGCCCGTATATCGAGAAGCTGGTGACGCTGGCGAAGAAGGGTGGCCTGTCCAACCGTCGCCTCGCGCACGCTCGTTTGCTCGACGATGCGCAGCTGGTGAAGCTGTTCGACGTGATCGCGGCGCGCTACGCGACCCGCAACGGCGGCTACACCCGCGTGATCAAGGCCGGCATCCGCGCCTCGGACGCATCGCCGATGGCGGTCATCGAGTTCGTCGATCGCGACGTCTCGGCGAAGGGCCAGGATTCGGGTCCGGTGCTGGTCGACGAGGACTTCGATCAGGCCGCCTGA
- a CDS encoding glycine zipper 2TM domain-containing protein, with product MLRTLPLALSAAAIAVTALAVPATAQTYSEQRRFDAAQRRFDNEQRLYDQERALFEQAQRRDQRRSSYNDPRYPNSSYSDPYNDPRYQTDYDASRYYKDDPRYQERTLTSNDQVYRGSDGRYYCKRNDGTTGLIVGAAAGGILGNVVDGGRNRIGGTLIGGALGALLGKKVDQSNTDYRCR from the coding sequence ATGTTGCGTACCCTGCCCCTTGCCCTGTCGGCTGCCGCGATCGCCGTGACGGCACTTGCCGTCCCCGCCACCGCGCAAACCTATTCCGAACAGCGCCGCTTCGATGCCGCGCAGCGTCGTTTCGACAACGAACAGCGTCTCTACGACCAGGAACGCGCATTGTTCGAGCAGGCTCAGCGTCGCGATCAGCGCCGGTCGAGCTACAACGATCCGCGCTACCCGAACTCGAGCTATAGCGATCCGTATAACGACCCGCGCTATCAGACCGATTACGACGCGTCGCGCTACTATAAGGACGATCCCCGTTATCAGGAACGAACGCTGACCTCGAACGACCAGGTCTATCGCGGATCGGACGGGCGCTATTACTGCAAGCGGAACGACGGCACGACCGGCCTGATCGTTGGCGCAGCGGCTGGTGGTATCCTCGGCAACGTGGTCGATGGCGGGCGCAACCGCATCGGCGGCACGCTGATCGGCGGCGCGCTGGGCGCATTGCTCGGCAAGAAGGTCGACCAGTCGAATACGGACTATCGTTGCCGCTGA
- a CDS encoding prolyl oligopeptidase family serine peptidase, with protein MHRLLPLTLIALTVPAFAQTSDMTSITYPATERGTTVDEQFGVKVADPYRWLENDVRTDPKVAAWVADENKLTDAYLATLPGRDIFKTRLKALIDYERFGTPVKKGGRYFYARNSGLQNQAVLYVRDAIDGAGRVLIDPNGWAKDGATALGEWAPSEDGKRIVYAIQDGGTDWRTVKVLDVDSGKVLDDTVEWVKFSNLSWAKDGSGFYYSRFPAPPEGQKFQSTNENQAVYFHKLGTPQSADTLIYATPDQPKRSHGAQVTDDGKWLVITTTEGTDNRYEITVIDLAAPKPAPRTIFKGLDYQWSFAGNVGGNFYWVTDKDAPRMRLVSTNLYARSAEVPVVEVVPQDKAVLDGAAIIGGKLVTSYLVDVKSEVRRYSLDGKPDGTVALPGIGSVGGFGGEADDPETFYSFTSYNRPTTIYRYDVATGKSSVWAQPKVAFDPANYLVSQVFYASKDGTRVPMFIVRKKGTSGPAPTLLYAYGGFNVTMEPAFSATRIAWLEQGGVYAVANIRGGGEYGKEWHDGGRLANKQNVFDDFIAAGEFLKAKGYTGKDQLAIMGGSNGGLLIGAVVNQRPDLFAAALPQVGVMDMLRFDRFTAGRYWVDDYGYPSKEADFRVLLKYSPYHNIRAGKPYPAILAATADTDDRVVPGHTFKYTAMLQSMDLGPKPRLVRIETRAGHGSGKPTDKIIDETASDWAFIAKWTGMVVKPVE; from the coding sequence ATGCATCGCCTGTTGCCGCTGACCCTGATCGCCCTGACCGTTCCCGCCTTTGCCCAGACGAGTGACATGACCAGTATCACCTATCCTGCGACCGAACGCGGCACGACCGTGGACGAACAATTCGGGGTGAAGGTCGCCGATCCCTATCGCTGGCTGGAAAACGACGTCCGCACCGATCCCAAGGTCGCGGCCTGGGTGGCGGACGAGAACAAGCTGACCGATGCCTATCTCGCGACGTTGCCGGGGCGCGATATCTTCAAGACGCGGCTGAAGGCGTTGATCGACTACGAGCGGTTCGGTACGCCGGTGAAGAAGGGCGGGCGCTATTTCTACGCGCGCAATTCGGGTCTGCAGAACCAGGCGGTGCTGTACGTGCGCGACGCTATCGACGGCGCTGGCCGCGTGCTGATCGACCCCAATGGCTGGGCGAAGGACGGCGCGACCGCGCTCGGCGAATGGGCGCCGAGCGAAGACGGCAAGCGCATCGTCTATGCCATCCAGGACGGCGGCACCGATTGGCGGACGGTCAAGGTGCTCGACGTCGATAGCGGCAAGGTGCTCGACGACACGGTCGAATGGGTGAAATTCTCCAACCTGTCCTGGGCGAAGGACGGATCGGGCTTCTATTATTCGCGCTTCCCCGCGCCGCCCGAGGGGCAGAAGTTCCAGTCGACCAACGAGAATCAAGCGGTCTATTTCCACAAGCTCGGCACGCCGCAATCGGCCGATACGCTGATCTACGCGACGCCCGATCAGCCCAAACGCAGCCATGGCGCGCAGGTCACCGACGACGGCAAGTGGCTGGTCATCACCACGACCGAGGGCACCGACAACCGTTACGAGATTACCGTCATCGACCTGGCCGCGCCGAAGCCGGCGCCGCGGACGATATTCAAGGGGCTCGACTATCAGTGGAGCTTCGCGGGCAATGTCGGCGGCAACTTCTATTGGGTGACGGACAAGGACGCGCCGCGGATGCGTCTCGTCTCGACCAATCTCTATGCGCGATCGGCGGAAGTGCCGGTGGTCGAAGTGGTGCCGCAGGACAAGGCGGTGCTCGACGGCGCCGCCATCATCGGCGGCAAGCTGGTCACGTCGTACCTGGTCGATGTGAAAAGCGAGGTCCGCCGCTACTCGCTCGACGGCAAGCCCGATGGCACGGTGGCGTTGCCCGGCATCGGATCGGTCGGCGGGTTCGGTGGCGAGGCGGACGATCCGGAGACGTTCTACAGCTTCACCAGCTACAACCGGCCGACGACGATCTATCGCTACGACGTCGCGACGGGGAAATCGTCGGTCTGGGCGCAGCCCAAGGTCGCGTTCGATCCCGCCAACTACCTCGTCAGCCAAGTCTTCTACGCGTCGAAGGACGGCACCCGCGTGCCGATGTTCATCGTCCGCAAGAAGGGGACGAGCGGGCCGGCACCGACCTTGCTCTACGCCTATGGCGGGTTCAACGTCACGATGGAGCCGGCCTTCTCCGCGACGCGGATCGCCTGGCTGGAGCAGGGCGGCGTCTACGCCGTCGCCAACATTCGCGGCGGCGGCGAGTATGGCAAGGAATGGCACGACGGCGGGCGGCTGGCGAACAAACAGAACGTGTTCGACGATTTCATCGCGGCCGGCGAGTTCCTGAAAGCGAAGGGCTATACCGGCAAGGACCAACTGGCGATCATGGGCGGGTCGAACGGCGGACTGTTGATCGGCGCGGTGGTCAATCAGCGGCCCGATCTGTTCGCCGCGGCGCTGCCGCAGGTCGGTGTGATGGACATGCTGCGCTTCGATCGCTTCACCGCGGGGCGCTATTGGGTCGACGATTACGGTTATCCGTCGAAGGAAGCCGATTTCCGCGTGCTGCTGAAATACTCGCCCTATCACAACATCCGCGCCGGCAAGCCCTATCCGGCGATCCTCGCGGCGACCGCCGACACCGACGATCGCGTCGTGCCGGGGCATACGTTCAAATATACCGCGATGCTGCAGTCGATGGACCTCGGCCCCAAGCCGCGCCTCGTCCGGATCGAGACGCGGGCCGGGCATGGTTCGGGGAAACCGACCGACAAGATCATCGACGAGACGGCGAGCGACTGGGCGTTCATCGCGAAGTGGACGGGGATGGTCGTCAAACCGGTCGAGTGA
- a CDS encoding flavin-containing monooxygenase, which yields MNDPTLVSDAVRPAIDKKALLAKYIEERDKRLRDDGNDQYIDLNGAFADYAIDPHTPVVPRDPVTDHVTFAFVGGGFAGLVTGARLAEAGITDYRIIEKGGDFGGTWYWNRYPGAQCDTASMIYMPLLEETGHMPTEKYAHGPEILEQCRRIGRQYGLYEKALFHTQIREIVWDQKRQVWVITTDRDDRFTAKYVGIGTGPLHIPKLPGIPGIKRFEGKSFHTSRWDYGYTGGDANGAPMTGLADKRVAIIGTGATSVQAVPHLARAAKELYVVQRTPSSVDVRANAPIDPEWFAGIATPGWQRRWLENFTANQTPGMAVEEDLVEDGWTDISRRIKARVVTLPPAERSFENILRVWEDSDFEKMEEIRARVDQLVADPETAAGLKAWYRQLCKRPCFHDAYLQAFNTPGTHLIDTGGKGVESIDETGFTVAGKHYDVDCIIYASGFRVGTNLSGLVGFDVVGRNGVKLSEAWADGMRSKHGIHVHGFPNLFVVTPTQGANLISNVPHNLTESGRTIAAVVAHAEDVGAHEVEVTREAQDAWCELLLSGPGRSLRTAPDCTPGYYNNEGKDPGPAAALAVGYPLGAHAYFQYIDSWRQSGAFDGLAFT from the coding sequence ATGAACGACCCGACCCTAGTCTCCGATGCTGTCCGTCCCGCCATCGACAAGAAGGCGCTGCTCGCCAAATATATCGAGGAGCGCGACAAGCGGCTGCGCGACGACGGGAACGACCAATATATCGACCTGAACGGCGCGTTCGCCGATTACGCGATCGACCCGCACACGCCGGTGGTGCCGCGCGATCCGGTGACCGATCATGTCACCTTCGCGTTCGTCGGCGGCGGTTTTGCGGGGCTGGTGACGGGCGCACGGCTCGCGGAAGCGGGGATCACCGATTACCGCATTATCGAGAAGGGCGGGGACTTCGGCGGGACCTGGTATTGGAATCGCTATCCCGGCGCGCAATGCGACACCGCGTCGATGATCTACATGCCGCTACTTGAAGAAACCGGTCACATGCCGACCGAGAAATACGCGCACGGCCCCGAAATCCTCGAGCAGTGTCGGCGGATCGGGCGGCAATACGGGCTGTACGAGAAGGCGCTTTTCCACACCCAGATCCGCGAGATCGTGTGGGACCAGAAGCGGCAGGTTTGGGTGATCACCACCGACCGCGACGACCGCTTCACCGCCAAATATGTCGGGATCGGCACCGGACCGCTGCACATCCCGAAACTGCCCGGCATCCCGGGGATCAAGCGGTTCGAGGGTAAGTCGTTCCACACCAGCCGCTGGGACTATGGCTATACCGGCGGCGACGCGAACGGCGCGCCGATGACCGGCCTAGCCGACAAACGCGTCGCGATCATCGGCACCGGCGCGACGTCGGTGCAGGCGGTGCCCCACCTCGCGCGCGCGGCGAAGGAGCTTTACGTCGTCCAGCGCACGCCCTCGTCGGTGGACGTCCGGGCCAACGCGCCGATCGACCCGGAGTGGTTCGCCGGGATCGCGACGCCGGGTTGGCAGCGCCGCTGGCTGGAGAATTTCACCGCCAACCAGACGCCGGGCATGGCGGTCGAGGAGGATCTGGTCGAGGACGGCTGGACCGACATTTCGCGCCGAATCAAGGCGCGCGTGGTGACGCTGCCGCCGGCCGAACGCAGTTTCGAGAACATCCTGCGCGTGTGGGAGGATTCGGACTTCGAGAAGATGGAGGAAATCCGCGCGCGCGTGGACCAGCTCGTCGCCGACCCGGAAACGGCGGCGGGGCTCAAGGCGTGGTACCGCCAGCTGTGCAAGCGGCCGTGCTTCCACGATGCCTATTTGCAGGCCTTCAACACGCCCGGCACGCACTTGATCGACACTGGCGGCAAGGGCGTGGAGTCGATCGACGAGACCGGCTTCACCGTCGCGGGCAAGCATTACGACGTCGATTGCATCATCTACGCCTCGGGTTTCCGCGTCGGCACCAATCTGTCGGGGCTGGTCGGGTTCGACGTGGTCGGGCGCAACGGCGTGAAGCTGAGCGAGGCCTGGGCGGACGGGATGCGGTCGAAGCACGGCATCCACGTCCACGGCTTTCCCAACCTGTTCGTCGTGACGCCGACCCAGGGCGCGAATCTGATTTCCAACGTGCCGCACAACCTCACCGAGTCCGGCCGGACGATCGCCGCCGTCGTCGCGCATGCGGAAGACGTCGGCGCGCACGAGGTCGAGGTGACGCGTGAAGCGCAGGATGCGTGGTGCGAGTTGCTGCTATCCGGCCCGGGCCGCAGCCTGCGCACCGCGCCAGACTGCACGCCGGGATACTATAATAATGAGGGCAAGGACCCCGGCCCGGCGGCGGCGCTCGCGGTCGGCTACCCGCTCGGTGCGCACGCTTATTTCCAATATATCGATAGCTGGCGGCAGTCGGGCGCGTTCGACGGGCTGGCCTTTACCTAG
- a CDS encoding alpha/beta hydrolase family protein, with product MIRTLACAAMLGLGVAGALHAQTIPNAVIADPAPDAQFPAKLIQLRYTSAGIALPARLFLASGGKPHPTVLMLHGFPGTEMNFDLDRAMQRAGWHVLAIEYRGVWGGGGKFSFSHVVEDGRAGLAWLRDPANDAKYFIDPTRIVVMGHSMGGFATVMLSDDKQVAGSVVISGANIGGRLAGAAGKPIDALRKDWGEDASYTNMTIEEMVADGAANAARWDWRTNAARFAGRPLLLLSSNDGLKPDADLAAAEVKKAGGTVTEIKLETDHSYNDHRIALAAAIVGWLQATFR from the coding sequence ATGATCAGGACGTTGGCATGTGCCGCGATGCTCGGGCTTGGCGTGGCCGGCGCGTTGCACGCCCAAACGATACCCAACGCCGTCATTGCCGACCCCGCGCCCGACGCGCAATTCCCCGCCAAACTGATTCAGCTGCGTTATACAAGCGCCGGGATCGCGCTGCCCGCCCGGCTGTTCCTCGCCTCCGGTGGCAAGCCGCACCCGACGGTGCTGATGCTCCACGGCTTTCCCGGCACCGAGATGAATTTCGACCTCGACCGCGCGATGCAGCGAGCGGGATGGCATGTGCTGGCGATCGAGTATCGCGGCGTGTGGGGCGGTGGCGGCAAGTTCAGCTTCTCGCACGTCGTGGAGGACGGCCGCGCGGGCCTTGCGTGGCTGCGCGATCCGGCGAACGACGCCAAATACTTCATCGACCCCACGCGGATCGTCGTGATGGGCCATTCGATGGGCGGCTTCGCGACCGTGATGCTCAGCGACGACAAGCAGGTCGCAGGGTCGGTCGTGATCTCCGGCGCCAATATCGGCGGGCGGCTCGCCGGCGCGGCGGGCAAGCCGATCGACGCGCTCCGCAAGGATTGGGGCGAGGATGCCAGCTACACCAACATGACGATCGAGGAGATGGTCGCCGACGGTGCCGCGAATGCCGCGCGCTGGGACTGGCGGACCAACGCCGCGCGGTTCGCGGGACGGCCGTTGCTGCTGTTGAGCTCGAACGACGGGCTCAAGCCCGACGCCGACCTCGCCGCCGCCGAGGTCAAGAAGGCCGGCGGCACGGTGACCGAAATCAAGCTGGAGACCGATCACAGCTATAACGACCACCGCATCGCGCTCGCGGCGGCGATCGTCGGCTGGCTGCAGGCGACCTTCCGCTAG